A region from the Desulfoglaeba alkanexedens ALDC genome encodes:
- a CDS encoding CBS domain-containing protein codes for METVKVKALMVPLDHYARVPEDATLAQAVLALEEVHEKFDDHYYKHRAVLVHDAEGRVIGKVGQLDVLKGLEPRFKEVGDLSMLSRFGFGSEFVKMMSRQFSLMEKPLNDICRKAAKVKVRDIMHTLTGGEYVDEEASVNEAIKQLVLGQHHSLLVTRGEEIVGVLRLSDVFLEVCRLIKACELEG; via the coding sequence ATGGAAACGGTCAAGGTGAAAGCGCTCATGGTACCCCTGGACCACTACGCCCGTGTCCCTGAGGACGCCACCCTGGCCCAGGCGGTGTTGGCGCTCGAAGAAGTTCATGAAAAATTCGACGACCATTATTACAAGCACCGGGCGGTGCTGGTCCATGACGCCGAAGGCCGGGTGATAGGGAAGGTCGGCCAATTGGACGTGCTGAAGGGCCTGGAACCGCGCTTCAAGGAAGTGGGTGATCTGAGCATGCTCAGCCGGTTCGGTTTCGGGTCGGAGTTCGTGAAGATGATGAGCCGGCAGTTCAGCCTGATGGAGAAGCCTCTCAATGACATCTGTCGCAAGGCGGCCAAGGTGAAGGTCCGCGACATCATGCACACTCTCACCGGCGGTGAGTACGTGGACGAAGAAGCGAGCGTGAATGAAGCCATCAAGCAATTGGTTCTGGGCCAGCACCATTCGCTTCTGGTCACGAGGGGCGAAGAGATCGTGGGCGTTCTTCGCCTTTCCGATGTCTTTCTGGAAGTGTGCCGCTTGATCAAGGCCTGCGAACTGGAAGGATAA
- a CDS encoding response regulator — translation MPIEDSRVAKLVLYEEDGPFRMNLANYLRRNGLQVTEADNALEALDAAGDAQVVLIGLKEDGAEGLALLERIKERRPRAAVILLVPSGQAALSIEGMKRGAFDDLMIPFDLSLLLRKVIEAGAVAHEDRMGTTTQGGEPDSAEGPGKPRQKKKKARRRTETRRDR, via the coding sequence GTGCCGATCGAGGATTCCAGAGTCGCGAAGCTAGTCCTCTACGAAGAAGACGGCCCTTTCCGAATGAATCTGGCCAATTACTTGCGCCGAAACGGCCTGCAGGTCACCGAAGCCGACAACGCCTTGGAGGCTTTGGACGCCGCCGGCGATGCGCAGGTGGTCCTCATCGGCCTCAAGGAAGACGGAGCCGAGGGCTTGGCTCTCCTTGAAAGGATCAAGGAGCGGCGGCCGCGGGCAGCGGTGATCCTTCTGGTGCCTTCCGGCCAGGCGGCCCTTTCCATCGAGGGGATGAAGCGCGGGGCCTTCGACGACCTCATGATCCCCTTCGACCTTTCGCTGCTGCTGCGGAAGGTTATCGAAGCCGGGGCGGTGGCCCACGAGGACCGGATGGGAACCACCACCCAAGGCGGAGAACCCGACAGCGCGGAAGGGCCCGGGAAGCCGCGACAGAAAAAGAAGAAGGCACGACGTCGCACGGAGACACGCCGCGATCGCTGA
- a CDS encoding NifB/NifX family molybdenum-iron cluster-binding protein, which produces MAHKVVIPLNGEEVAPRFDLAAEVWIGRLNAEGGLEEERIVVLPQASAEALCHLIVSERAKTVICGGIEELYYDYLVWKKVAVIDSVVGRRAEVFRAFLEGRLESGTVLFERKVRR; this is translated from the coding sequence ATGGCGCACAAGGTGGTGATTCCATTGAATGGAGAAGAGGTGGCGCCGCGCTTCGACTTGGCCGCTGAGGTGTGGATCGGGCGGTTGAACGCCGAAGGCGGTCTGGAGGAAGAGCGGATCGTGGTCCTGCCTCAGGCGTCGGCGGAGGCGCTGTGCCATCTCATCGTCTCCGAAAGGGCGAAGACGGTGATCTGCGGCGGGATCGAAGAACTCTATTACGATTACCTGGTCTGGAAGAAGGTCGCCGTGATCGATTCGGTGGTGGGCCGGCGTGCCGAGGTGTTTCGGGCCTTCTTGGAGGGGAGGTTGGAATCCGGGACCGTGCTGTTTGAGCGCAAGGTGCGGCGGTAG
- a CDS encoding sigma-54 interaction domain-containing protein has translation MTERLGSVKRTDPSVVRLFGKPVAFSPLLDEIPVGLVILDLDRRVAMMNRSAEALTGMSRDEARGLPCRHVVRSNLCLQRCPLPEMSSESEPVCLEGDIISRDRERIPVRTTFAPLEDPEGRLVGFLEALEDLRMLQALDASKGRVYSFGQIIGRSSQMQRIYEILPGVAQTDSSVLVTGETGTGKDLLAEAIHQASGRAKGPFVKVNCGALPESLLESELFGHEKGAFTGAGESKPGRFRLAHNGTLFLTEIGDLPLTLQVKLLTFLDDHVIYPLGSTKGVRVDVRIIAATHRDLKQMVREGRFREDLLFRLNVVRLHIPPLRERGGDVRLLLDHFLRAFTSQFQKPIRGFTDEALERLMRHPYPGNVRELRNIVEYAVNLCNRDRVGPDHLPPYLLEEPEAPAAKEAGGGEQPPVREQPAGGPGRVSESTTWMELERRMILEALLKAKGRRSRAAEILGWGRSTLWRKMKRHGIDG, from the coding sequence ATGACGGAAAGACTCGGGAGCGTCAAGAGAACGGATCCCTCGGTGGTGCGTCTCTTTGGAAAGCCTGTCGCTTTTTCGCCGCTTTTGGACGAGATTCCGGTGGGACTGGTGATCCTGGACCTGGATCGCCGCGTGGCGATGATGAACCGGAGCGCCGAGGCGCTCACGGGGATGAGTCGCGATGAGGCCCGGGGCCTTCCCTGCCGGCATGTGGTGCGAAGCAACCTGTGTCTTCAGCGCTGCCCGCTTCCTGAGATGTCGTCGGAGTCGGAACCGGTGTGCCTGGAAGGCGACATCATCAGCCGGGACCGGGAACGGATCCCGGTTCGGACGACCTTCGCCCCGTTGGAAGATCCCGAGGGGCGGCTGGTCGGCTTTTTGGAAGCGCTGGAAGACCTCCGGATGCTCCAGGCGCTGGATGCGTCCAAGGGGCGGGTCTACAGCTTCGGGCAAATCATCGGCCGGAGTTCTCAGATGCAGCGGATCTACGAGATTCTTCCCGGTGTCGCCCAGACCGATTCGTCGGTGCTGGTGACGGGCGAGACGGGGACCGGAAAGGATCTTCTGGCCGAAGCCATCCACCAGGCCTCCGGACGCGCCAAGGGTCCCTTCGTCAAGGTGAACTGCGGCGCCCTCCCGGAATCGCTCCTGGAATCGGAACTTTTCGGCCACGAAAAGGGCGCCTTCACGGGAGCGGGCGAAAGCAAGCCGGGCCGTTTCCGGCTGGCTCACAACGGCACGCTTTTCCTTACGGAAATCGGAGACCTCCCGCTCACCCTCCAGGTGAAACTCCTCACCTTCCTGGACGACCACGTGATTTATCCGCTGGGAAGCACCAAGGGGGTACGCGTGGACGTGCGCATCATCGCCGCGACCCACCGGGACCTCAAGCAGATGGTCCGCGAAGGGCGCTTCCGCGAGGATCTGCTCTTCCGGCTGAACGTGGTGCGGCTCCACATTCCGCCGCTTCGGGAGCGCGGAGGCGACGTGCGGCTTCTACTCGACCATTTCTTGCGGGCCTTCACATCGCAATTTCAAAAGCCCATCCGGGGGTTCACCGACGAGGCGCTGGAACGGCTCATGCGCCACCCGTATCCCGGAAACGTGCGGGAACTGCGAAACATCGTGGAATACGCCGTGAACCTCTGCAACCGGGACCGGGTGGGGCCGGACCACCTTCCGCCGTACCTCCTGGAAGAACCGGAAGCCCCGGCCGCGAAGGAAGCGGGCGGCGGGGAGCAGCCGCCGGTGAGGGAACAACCCGCCGGGGGGCCGGGGAGGGTGTCGGAGTCGACCACGTGGATGGAACTGGAGCGCCGCATGATCCTGGAGGCGCTCCTCAAGGCCAAGGGGCGCCGGAGCCGGGCCGCGGAAATCTTGGGGTGGGGCCGGAGCACCCTCTGGCGGAAAATGAAGCGGCACGGCATCGACGGCTGA
- a CDS encoding four helix bundle protein: MKKQTYDLEERLLEYSVRIIKIVAQLPNTRTGNHVATQLLRSGTSPYPNHGEAQAAESPKDFIHKLRISLKELRETQRWLKLIQRVPLIKKPELLDDILKETEELIKIFVTSIKTAEKKGK, encoded by the coding sequence ATGAAGAAACAGACATATGACCTGGAAGAAAGGCTGCTTGAGTATTCGGTGCGAATCATAAAGATCGTCGCACAGCTTCCAAATACCAGAACAGGCAACCACGTTGCGACCCAATTGTTAAGATCGGGAACTTCACCTTATCCAAACCACGGTGAAGCCCAGGCGGCCGAGTCCCCAAAGGACTTTATCCATAAGCTTCGTATCTCATTAAAGGAACTTAGGGAGACACAGAGATGGTTAAAACTTATTCAGCGTGTACCACTAATCAAAAAACCTGAACTATTGGATGATATTTTAAAGGAAACAGAAGAATTAATTAAGATTTTCGTTACGAGTATCAAAACGGCTGAAAAGAAAGGGAAATAG
- the hisB gene encoding imidazoleglycerol-phosphate dehydratase HisB gives MTSDGRFFEVERTTRETSIRLKFTLDGTGRTDITSGIPFLDHMLTLFAVHGFFDLEIQATGDHADDRMDCHHAAEDLGICLGKALEGALGDRKGIRRYGEASVPMDETLAHVALDLSRRPFLVYHTPKLIERLGRFETELVPEFLRAFCQHGGVTLHVGVPYGENSHHILEAVFKAFGRALDQAAAPDPRRAGVPSSKGSL, from the coding sequence ATGACTTCCGACGGGCGCTTCTTTGAAGTGGAACGGACCACCCGGGAGACTTCCATCCGGCTCAAGTTCACCCTGGACGGCACCGGCCGGACCGACATCACCTCCGGGATCCCTTTCCTGGATCACATGCTCACTCTGTTCGCCGTGCACGGCTTCTTTGACCTGGAGATCCAAGCCACGGGGGACCATGCGGACGATCGGATGGACTGTCACCACGCGGCGGAGGACCTGGGCATCTGCCTGGGAAAGGCCCTGGAAGGCGCCCTGGGAGACCGAAAAGGCATCCGCCGCTACGGCGAGGCGTCGGTCCCCATGGACGAAACCCTGGCGCACGTGGCCCTGGATCTTTCCCGAAGGCCGTTTCTCGTCTACCACACGCCAAAGCTCATTGAACGACTTGGACGGTTCGAAACGGAACTGGTGCCCGAATTTTTGCGAGCCTTCTGCCAGCACGGCGGCGTCACCCTACACGTGGGCGTTCCTTATGGAGAAAACTCCCACCACATCCTGGAAGCGGTCTTCAAGGCCTTCGGCCGCGCCCTGGACCAGGCGGCGGCTCCCGACCCGCGCCGGGCGGGCGTCCCGTCGTCCAAGGGCAGCCTGTAG
- the ettA gene encoding energy-dependent translational throttle protein EttA encodes MATTQEPNKIIYSMVRVGKFYQKRPVLKDISLSFFYGAKIGVLGLNGSGKSTLLRIIAGVDKDFVGETVLSPGQTIGFLEQEPVLDDSKQVRDIAREGVQQTVDLMDEFNRINERFAEPLSDDEMDRLIERQAAVQERLDALDAWDLDSRLEMAMDALRCPPGDTPVRVLSGGERRRVALCRLLLQQPDILLLDEPTNHLDAESVAWLEQHLRRYPGTVIAVTHDRYFLDNVAGWILELDRGEGIPWKGNYSSWLEQKEKRLANEEKAASERRKTLQRELEWIHTPPKGRHAKARARIKAYEQLLAKESERRAEDLEIYIPPGPRLGKTVIEAESVSKAYGDRLLVEDLSFLVPPGAIVGVIGPNGAGKTTLFRMITGQEEATSGTIRVGDSVKLAYVDQSRDALDPDQTVWEAVSDGKDKILLGSREVNSRAYVARFNFSGADQQKKVGRLSGGERNRVHLARMLKEGANVLLLDEPTNDLDVNTLRALEEALLNFAGCALVISHDRWFLDRVATHILAFEGESRVVWFDGNYSDYEADRRARLGEAAAQPHRIKYRHLTR; translated from the coding sequence TTGGCAACCACGCAAGAACCCAACAAAATCATCTATTCCATGGTCCGGGTGGGAAAGTTCTACCAGAAGCGCCCGGTTCTCAAGGACATATCGCTTTCCTTCTTCTATGGCGCCAAAATCGGCGTTCTGGGGCTCAACGGGTCCGGGAAGAGCACGCTGCTTCGGATCATCGCGGGCGTGGATAAGGATTTCGTCGGCGAAACGGTCCTCAGCCCGGGCCAGACCATCGGTTTTTTGGAACAGGAACCCGTGTTGGACGATTCCAAGCAGGTCCGCGACATCGCCCGGGAAGGCGTCCAGCAAACCGTGGACCTCATGGACGAATTCAACCGCATCAACGAACGCTTCGCCGAACCCCTGTCCGACGACGAAATGGACCGGCTTATTGAACGCCAGGCGGCCGTCCAGGAAAGATTGGACGCCTTGGACGCCTGGGACCTCGATTCCCGGCTGGAGATGGCCATGGATGCGCTTCGCTGTCCGCCCGGAGACACTCCCGTCCGCGTGCTCTCGGGCGGTGAACGGCGCCGCGTGGCCCTCTGCCGGCTGCTCCTCCAGCAGCCCGATATCCTGCTTCTCGATGAACCCACCAACCATCTGGACGCCGAATCCGTGGCCTGGCTCGAACAGCACCTCCGGCGCTACCCCGGGACCGTCATCGCCGTCACCCACGACCGCTACTTCCTGGACAACGTGGCCGGCTGGATCCTGGAACTGGACCGCGGCGAAGGCATCCCCTGGAAGGGTAATTACAGCTCTTGGCTGGAACAGAAGGAAAAGCGGCTGGCCAACGAGGAAAAGGCGGCTTCCGAACGCCGTAAAACCCTGCAGCGCGAACTGGAATGGATCCACACGCCCCCCAAGGGACGGCACGCCAAGGCCCGGGCCCGCATCAAGGCCTATGAGCAGCTCCTTGCCAAGGAAAGCGAGCGCCGAGCCGAGGATCTCGAAATCTACATACCCCCCGGCCCCCGCCTGGGGAAGACGGTCATCGAAGCCGAAAGCGTAAGTAAGGCTTACGGCGACCGCCTGCTGGTCGAAGACCTGTCATTTCTGGTGCCGCCCGGCGCCATCGTGGGCGTGATCGGCCCGAACGGCGCCGGAAAGACAACCCTTTTCCGCATGATCACCGGGCAGGAAGAGGCCACGTCCGGGACGATCCGCGTCGGCGATTCCGTGAAACTCGCCTACGTGGACCAGAGCCGTGATGCTCTGGACCCGGACCAAACCGTCTGGGAAGCGGTGAGCGACGGGAAGGACAAGATCCTGCTGGGGAGCCGCGAAGTGAATTCCCGGGCCTACGTGGCGCGGTTCAACTTTTCCGGGGCCGACCAGCAGAAGAAGGTGGGGCGGCTTTCGGGAGGCGAACGGAACCGGGTTCACCTGGCCCGCATGCTCAAGGAAGGCGCCAACGTCCTGCTCCTGGACGAACCCACCAACGACCTGGACGTCAACACGCTCCGCGCCCTGGAAGAGGCGCTCCTCAACTTCGCCGGCTGCGCGCTGGTCATCAGTCACGACCGGTGGTTTCTGGACCGCGTGGCCACCCACATCCTGGCCTTCGAAGGGGAAAGCCGCGTCGTGTGGTTCGACGGCAACTATTCCGACTACGAAGCGGACCGAAGAGCCCGTCTGGGCGAAGCCGCCGCCCAGCCCCACCGGATCAAATACCGCCACCTGACCCGGTAA
- a CDS encoding flavin reductase family protein has translation MELAPEKFKQFFPLPVTVITTRDGRGVANAAPYSCVMPILRPYPLIALASALPRHTLQNIRETGQFVVNVIGRPSFRDAMRTARPYPPDVDELERVGLETVPSKRVSPPRIAAAIGWVEATLEREVTDERYALLVGRILCSEINDRYLEDGRLKELPLTLLAPHFRMLGDVLADREELESELTL, from the coding sequence ATGGAACTTGCACCGGAAAAATTCAAACAGTTTTTTCCCCTCCCGGTGACAGTGATCACCACAAGGGACGGACGCGGGGTCGCCAATGCGGCCCCCTACAGCTGCGTCATGCCCATCCTTCGCCCGTATCCGCTCATCGCGCTGGCTTCCGCCCTTCCACGCCATACGCTGCAAAACATCCGGGAAACGGGCCAGTTCGTGGTGAATGTCATCGGGCGACCGTCTTTTCGAGACGCCATGCGCACGGCGCGGCCCTACCCGCCGGACGTGGATGAACTGGAAAGGGTGGGTTTGGAAACGGTCCCGTCCAAGAGGGTTTCACCGCCCCGGATCGCGGCGGCCATCGGTTGGGTCGAAGCAACGCTCGAGCGGGAAGTGACCGACGAGCGTTACGCCCTCCTCGTCGGCCGCATCCTTTGTTCGGAGATCAACGACCGCTACCTGGAAGACGGGCGACTCAAGGAACTTCCGCTGACGCTCCTCGCGCCCCATTTCCGCATGCTGGGCGACGTTCTGGCGGATCGCGAGGAACTGGAATCCGAACTCACGCTATGA
- the acnA gene encoding aconitate hydratase AcnA — protein MRKTEWMGRLETDRQAITFFDIGKLERDGLADVGRLPFSIKILLENVLRKWDGTVVTEEDVLEVAHWRKRYANPVEIPFHPARVLMQDFTGVPAVVDIAVMRDAVKDRGGDPRRINPLVPVDLVIDHSVQVDAYGTERAVEINVAREYERNRERYALLKWAQRNFDTLRVVPPRSGICHQVNLEYLARVMIVEPTGEQGERLAYPDTLVGTDSHTTMVNGIGVVGWGVGGIEAEAVMLGEPYTMSLPEVIGVRLVGGLRPGVTATDLVLRVTEMLRAHNVVEKFVEFFGPGLKGLSLPDRATVANMAPEYGATLGYFPIDRVTVDYLRATGREAQADLAAACAEALGLFASGTEEPEYTDVLELDLTTVEPSVAGPARPQDRVELRNLKERFAQVLGCHYEPDATVEQVSAFINESGCRTRRPRTCTPLSQRFFDVEVNGRLSRIGDGSVVIAAITSCTNTSNPSVMIGAGLIARNAVKRGLTVPAHVKTSLAPGSKVVMDYLEEAGLTPYLQALGFHCVGFGCTTCIGNSGPLHPALEEVIERENLNVVSVLSGNRNFEARIHQRVRSNYLASPMLVVAFALAGRVDVDFTREPVALDPNGEPVTLDELWPGEDEIRRMAAAHCKSAFFQKEYAAIFDGDAFWQGLQAEAGTTFAWDPASTYIRKPPYFDDWSPETKPLQDIRGARALLVLGDAVTTDHISPAGAIPEHYPAGKYLVSKGVKPPNFNSYGSRRGNHEVMMRGTFGNIRIKNRLAGGKEGSFTRKFPEGEEMFVFDAAMAYAREGVPLVVLAGSEYGTGSSRDWAAKGTALLGVRAVIARSFERIHRSNLVGMGVLPLVFKSGESIESLGLDGTEVFTISGLDDLAPRKMLRVEAEKPDGSVVSFDAVARLDTDVDVAYFRHGGVLAYVLRKIHGGGA, from the coding sequence ATGCGCAAAACCGAATGGATGGGACGCTTGGAAACGGACCGGCAGGCGATTACGTTTTTCGACATCGGCAAGCTGGAACGGGACGGTTTGGCGGACGTCGGAAGGTTGCCCTTTTCCATCAAGATCCTGCTGGAAAATGTGCTTCGGAAGTGGGACGGAACGGTTGTGACCGAAGAAGATGTTCTGGAAGTCGCCCACTGGCGGAAGCGGTATGCGAATCCGGTGGAGATTCCGTTCCATCCGGCCCGCGTGCTCATGCAAGATTTTACGGGGGTTCCCGCCGTGGTGGATATCGCCGTCATGCGGGACGCCGTGAAGGATAGGGGCGGAGACCCCAGGCGGATCAACCCGTTGGTTCCCGTGGACCTTGTGATCGATCATTCCGTGCAGGTCGACGCCTACGGCACCGAGCGGGCCGTGGAAATCAACGTGGCCCGCGAATACGAACGCAACCGGGAACGCTACGCCCTGCTCAAATGGGCTCAAAGAAACTTCGATACGCTGCGGGTGGTGCCGCCTCGGTCCGGCATCTGCCACCAGGTGAACCTGGAATACCTGGCGCGGGTGATGATCGTGGAACCCACCGGGGAACAGGGTGAAAGGCTCGCCTATCCGGACACCCTGGTGGGAACCGATTCACACACCACCATGGTGAACGGCATCGGGGTCGTGGGCTGGGGCGTCGGGGGGATCGAAGCGGAAGCGGTGATGCTGGGGGAACCTTACACCATGAGCCTCCCGGAAGTGATCGGGGTGCGGCTGGTCGGCGGGCTGCGTCCCGGCGTAACGGCGACGGATCTTGTGCTTCGGGTCACTGAAATGCTTCGAGCTCACAACGTCGTGGAAAAGTTCGTGGAATTTTTTGGACCGGGGCTGAAGGGGTTGAGTCTTCCGGATCGAGCGACGGTAGCCAACATGGCTCCCGAATACGGCGCCACATTGGGCTATTTCCCGATCGATCGGGTCACCGTGGATTACCTCCGGGCGACCGGGCGGGAAGCTCAGGCCGATTTGGCGGCGGCTTGCGCCGAAGCTCTGGGGCTTTTTGCCTCGGGGACCGAGGAACCCGAATACACGGATGTCCTGGAACTGGACCTCACTACGGTCGAGCCTTCGGTCGCCGGGCCGGCCCGTCCCCAGGATCGCGTGGAACTGCGGAACTTGAAGGAACGCTTTGCTCAAGTTCTGGGATGCCACTATGAACCGGACGCCACGGTCGAACAGGTCTCCGCGTTCATCAACGAATCGGGCTGCCGTACCCGGCGTCCCCGGACCTGCACGCCGCTCAGCCAGCGCTTTTTCGACGTGGAAGTCAACGGAAGACTTTCGCGGATCGGCGACGGCAGCGTGGTCATTGCGGCCATTACGTCGTGCACCAACACATCAAACCCGTCGGTGATGATCGGAGCCGGCCTCATCGCCCGAAACGCCGTAAAGCGCGGCCTCACCGTACCGGCCCACGTGAAGACGTCACTGGCTCCGGGAAGCAAGGTCGTTATGGATTACCTCGAGGAAGCCGGCCTTACACCGTACCTCCAGGCCTTGGGATTCCACTGCGTGGGCTTCGGCTGCACCACCTGCATCGGAAACAGCGGACCGCTCCACCCGGCGTTGGAAGAGGTCATTGAACGGGAAAATCTCAACGTGGTGTCGGTCCTTTCGGGGAACCGCAACTTTGAAGCTCGAATCCACCAGAGGGTCCGTTCCAACTACCTCGCGTCCCCCATGCTGGTGGTGGCCTTCGCCTTGGCCGGCCGTGTGGACGTGGACTTCACCCGGGAACCCGTCGCCCTGGATCCCAACGGCGAACCCGTCACCCTGGACGAGCTTTGGCCCGGCGAGGACGAAATCCGCCGCATGGCGGCGGCTCACTGCAAGTCGGCATTCTTCCAAAAGGAATACGCCGCCATCTTCGACGGAGACGCCTTCTGGCAGGGACTTCAGGCGGAAGCCGGCACCACCTTCGCCTGGGACCCTGCGTCCACCTACATCCGAAAACCCCCTTACTTCGACGATTGGTCGCCGGAAACCAAGCCGCTCCAAGACATCCGAGGCGCGCGGGCTCTGCTGGTCCTCGGGGACGCGGTGACCACCGATCACATCTCCCCCGCCGGCGCCATTCCCGAACACTACCCGGCGGGCAAGTACTTGGTTTCCAAGGGGGTGAAGCCTCCGAATTTCAATTCCTACGGGTCGCGCCGCGGAAACCACGAGGTGATGATGCGCGGCACCTTCGGGAACATCCGCATCAAGAACCGGCTGGCGGGAGGAAAAGAAGGGAGTTTCACGCGGAAGTTTCCGGAAGGCGAAGAGATGTTTGTCTTCGATGCCGCCATGGCCTATGCCCGCGAAGGCGTGCCTCTGGTGGTGCTCGCAGGCTCCGAATACGGCACGGGCTCTTCCCGGGACTGGGCGGCCAAGGGCACGGCGCTCCTTGGAGTCAGGGCCGTGATCGCCCGGTCCTTTGAACGGATTCACCGAAGCAACCTGGTGGGAATGGGTGTCCTGCCGCTTGTTTTCAAGAGCGGCGAAAGTATCGAATCCCTGGGACTGGACGGAACCGAAGTCTTTACCATTTCAGGTCTTGACGATCTCGCTCCGCGGAAGATGCTCCGCGTGGAAGCCGAAAAGCCGGACGGTTCGGTGGTTTCCTTCGACGCCGTCGCCCGGCTCGATACCGATGTGGACGTGGCCTATTTCCGCCACGGCGGCGTCTTGGCCTATGTTTTGAGAAAGATCCACGGCGGCGGCGCCTGA
- a CDS encoding NUDIX domain-containing protein, whose protein sequence is MKFCPQCAAPLVEKVIDGRNRLACSDSRCGYVFWNNPTPVVAAVVEWNGSVILVRSKGWPEKFFGVVAGFLEAGETPEEGVLREVREELGLEGRIVDFLGIYSFFERNQVIFAYHVSGEGEIVLGDELAEVKALPPERVRPWEKGTGPAVKEFLRRRGVSVRQGGA, encoded by the coding sequence ATGAAATTTTGCCCGCAGTGCGCAGCTCCTTTGGTGGAAAAAGTCATCGACGGCCGAAACCGCCTGGCCTGTTCCGATTCCCGGTGCGGGTACGTTTTCTGGAACAATCCAACGCCGGTGGTGGCCGCCGTAGTGGAATGGAACGGATCGGTGATCCTGGTTCGCAGCAAGGGATGGCCGGAGAAGTTTTTCGGTGTGGTGGCGGGATTTCTCGAAGCTGGGGAGACGCCCGAGGAAGGGGTATTGCGGGAGGTCCGGGAAGAACTGGGGCTTGAAGGCCGGATCGTCGATTTTCTGGGGATCTACTCTTTTTTTGAAAGGAACCAGGTGATTTTCGCCTACCACGTGAGCGGGGAAGGGGAAATCGTCTTGGGCGACGAACTGGCCGAAGTCAAGGCGTTGCCTCCTGAAAGGGTGAGACCCTGGGAGAAAGGGACCGGCCCCGCCGTGAAGGAATTCCTAAGGCGCCGCGGGGTTTCGGTGCGCCAAGGCGGAGCGTGA
- a CDS encoding YihY/virulence factor BrkB family protein: MVSKFGDIKRFLQSDLWNLRLADLPPARAALLRALRIAAIVGRRFTRDQCHLRASALTLFTLLSIVPMLAMAFGIAKGFGLQNAIERETLRRLAGQEEVARWIMDFAHTLLETTRGGLIAGIGVVALFWTVLKVLQNIEISLNAIWKIERHRPFSRRVSDYLSFMLIAPILLVVSSGLTVMVTQQVGFMSERFGIVSYFESFILKALRLVPYLVLWALFTFLYIFMPNTKVKATSAALGGVLAGTLYQIFQAAYIYFQVGMSNYNAVYGSFAALPLFLLWLQASWMIVLLGAEICYAHQNTALFECEPQIRRLSREARNLAALSVMRYLARRFHEGERGCSEEDLVRAEGMPVLLIRQTLTELEKSGLVARMASPEDNGDSSVSHEERLYQPAVPVTQLTIRRVLDHLEQNGESRVPVLNPAEIEDLAQRLKALHEAAEKSPANSRLLDL, encoded by the coding sequence ATGGTTTCCAAATTCGGAGACATCAAACGTTTTCTACAGAGCGATCTGTGGAACCTCCGGTTGGCGGACCTCCCGCCAGCCAGAGCCGCGCTGCTTCGCGCACTACGCATAGCCGCCATCGTCGGGCGCCGGTTCACGCGCGACCAGTGCCACCTTCGTGCCTCGGCCCTGACTCTCTTTACGCTGCTTTCCATCGTTCCCATGTTAGCCATGGCCTTCGGCATCGCCAAGGGATTCGGGCTCCAGAACGCCATCGAACGGGAGACCCTGCGCCGACTGGCGGGCCAGGAAGAGGTGGCACGATGGATCATGGACTTCGCCCACACCCTGCTGGAAACCACTCGCGGCGGACTCATCGCCGGCATCGGGGTGGTGGCCCTTTTCTGGACCGTCCTGAAGGTTCTTCAAAACATCGAAATTTCCCTGAACGCCATATGGAAGATCGAACGGCATCGACCTTTCAGCCGGCGCGTGAGCGATTATTTGTCTTTTATGCTCATCGCTCCCATCCTGCTTGTGGTCTCGAGCGGCCTCACCGTCATGGTTACGCAGCAGGTGGGGTTTATGAGCGAACGGTTCGGCATCGTCAGTTACTTCGAATCCTTCATTCTCAAGGCGCTGCGCCTGGTCCCCTACCTGGTGCTCTGGGCCCTTTTCACCTTTCTCTACATCTTCATGCCCAACACCAAGGTGAAGGCGACGTCGGCCGCACTGGGAGGCGTCCTCGCCGGCACACTGTACCAGATCTTCCAGGCCGCCTACATCTACTTCCAGGTCGGAATGTCCAATTACAACGCCGTCTATGGAAGTTTCGCGGCCCTGCCCCTCTTTCTCCTCTGGCTTCAGGCGAGCTGGATGATCGTCCTACTTGGTGCCGAGATCTGCTATGCGCACCAAAACACCGCCTTGTTCGAATGCGAACCGCAGATCCGGAGGCTCAGCCGTGAGGCAAGGAACCTTGCCGCATTGAGTGTCATGCGGTACCTGGCACGGCGCTTCCATGAGGGCGAGCGCGGCTGTTCCGAGGAAGATCTGGTGCGTGCGGAAGGCATGCCGGTTCTACTGATCCGTCAGACCTTGACGGAATTGGAAAAATCCGGCCTGGTCGCCCGAATGGCCTCGCCTGAAGACAACGGCGACTCCAGTGTGAGCCATGAAGAGCGGCTCTATCAACCCGCCGTGCCCGTGACTCAGCTCACCATTCGCAGGGTTCTGGACCACCTGGAGCAAAACGGCGAGAGCCGTGTTCCCGTCCTGAATCCCGCCGAAATCGAAGATCTCGCCCAACGCCTCAAGGCATTGCACGAAGCCGCCGAAAAGTCCCCCGCCAACAGCCGTCTGCTCGATCTTTAG